The DNA segment AATGCTATAGATATTAATATGGGGGGAACTAGAACCCAGAAGTTCTTTAAGAAGTCCTTTCTGTGAGTAAACATCGGCAAAGAAAGCGAAACAATGGAAATGTCCATCAATGAAGACAAAACATCTCCACATCCAGGCCATTTTGGAGTGGCCGTGTAGTCGGAATCTAATTCATGGTCAATTTTTCCACTATTTAGTAAGACCTTGTCGTTGAATAAGTTGAGATATGTCTTACCTGTTTTGTAAAACTTCAAGTCATCTAAAAATCCTTTCAATTCACCCTTGTGAAATATCAAAGAGCCTATAAAACATACGAAAAGGATTTCAGCTGTCAGGATTAAAATTGGATGTgcaattttcttcaattttggCCACCTCAAAGgaattaataatgcaatATAGTAAGATATTATTGTCAAACCCAAATGATATGGCAAAAAAACATGAATTGActtaatataataaaatggTAATGATACAATGAATAACATGAAGTATAATATCCAGTCAATATAAttagtaataaatattattatactcTGACAAGATTTGGTCAAGTTATCGTTTGCGAATAATTGTTCAGATTGAGACGACGAGGCCACTGATAGGAAATTTGATCTTGCAACAGTACTAACCGGTGTCAGCTTTACACTAGGAGGGGGCTGCGAGTCCCGTAAGTGAATTGGACCAGGTTCAGgaatatttggaatatcCACTGAGTTCATAGAGACTTCTTGAGTAAACGGGTTCTCATTAATGCTATTATTCACTACTGGTTCATTCTTGGTAGTCCTCAAACTCGATAAATCGATGGTGGTTATATCGTCTCTCATATTATCCGTCATAGTAGTTATAGCACCATCCCCACTATTACTCAAGCTTTGTAATTCGATTTCCTCTATTCCTTCACCATCATCATCTCCTACTTCAGGGGTGTTTTGCTTGTTGTCATGACTTGGATTATCATCACCTTTCATGAAACCAAAACTTCTATAGACACATTTCAAGCCTAAGATCAAATAAACATCAATACAAAAGAGACTAAGAAAACCAACAGCAAAGACCCCAGCAATCTTCAAGCATTCTATGAATGATATTGGATCCGATAATGGCaatataatgaaagatGGAATAAAAAAGACATTTATCCATTTCAATGTAAAATTCATCGACGGCTTAATTAACCTTAAATAATTAGTGAAGATAAATGAACTCCATTTACTAATTTTATACTTCAATGAAGTCTTATCGGTACTTTGCAATTCAGCTAACACACTCAAGACactcaataatatcaaatttatcaacatTCCTAACACCGAACTGGGAAATCGGATCTTCAAAACGTTACTTAAAAGTTGATTAAAACCATACAATATTGTGAATAACACCAAAATCCCCGAGGGGATTATAACGAAGGAGTCAACTAAATGAGTCTTAGAATAATAGACTCCATAAGCAATACCTTTACCAAGGTCTTGCAATGTTGCATCTCTGAAAAATCGTTTGACAGATTGTAATCTAGATTTTTCTTGAGTCTGATTCATTTCACTCCCTATAGTATGGGGtaatttttgcaataatttgTAACTAACCCGAGTGCTTGGATTTCACGTAAATATAGACAAATATATCTTACTTGATAGGTGTAATGGAAACAGATTAgtattttgataattacagaagaatatttttggCGATAGTGATCTCTTATATTGTCCATCACCCTATATCCGAGGATCGCTATTTCTTTGTTGAGGAATTACACTGTCACTGAtacaattttaaattaattaaatagCATGATAaagtatataatatataaagtTTATGAAGGAAGGATAATACAACCgattaaatgaatttatttaatttatatccgaagatattttatgaaaatttaaatgtCTGCATGGCTATTTGACCATGCGTACATTGATGATGAGTGACgattattgaaaagaacAGTTCAGTATCAACTGCAATTGACCTTAAGCACacaattaatatttatgcTGGTAATTATCTTAAATGTCAGCCtttgattcaataatttctctgaattcttctttggCGTATCTTAAACCACAGTAACCGCATGTGTTGGCCTTAGGTTGGTCcaagttgatgaaaatcTTAGGATGTCCTTGTAAATTGTCACCCTTGTTACCATCACAGACTGCAATATTCCCATCTTCATGAGAAAGGTATCTAACTGGTTCCTTGGCAATTAAATCTATAGCTGCATATGGTCTTGGTTGTACGTCCAAATCTCTTTGAACAAATCTGGCTGGATGTCTGGCAATAACTTCCGATCTGGCTTCTTGGGATTGGGACCAAGTTGTTTTTCTGTTTGGCGCTTGTTCAGTAATAGGGTTTTGTTTTAATTCAGGTTTTGTTAAGCCAGTGCTGGAAAAGCGAACCATTTGCTTGTTGGCTATTAAGCGTCTAGCGCCTATTCTGTAGCTGGAAATCATCTTGGGTAACTATATATCGCTAGAGAATATGCTAATAAGTATGGTACTATATAAGCATTAAAATGtctaattttcaattggttGTTCAAATGGGATTTTGTGTCacttaatattttgaatcagCGTTACCCGGTTATTGACCATAATAAACTACGCCAGATGCTATACGGACCACTAGCTTCTAGTAGCCTCTACAACCGTAATAAACATGTAGCATTGATAAACatataagaaataaaaaCCACTATCGATAACATAAAACAAGGgaaagaaaattataatatgtagtatatataaacaTAAAGGTgttaattaaaattaatcaaaGCAAAAGCAatgtataaatattaaattattattattgttattgtcATAATAATAGTCCAGTGTTTGTAAAGCTACAACAAGAATCGTAATATCACACCTACTTTTAGATCAAgaccaaaaaaaaaattaaccTGGGAACAACAAGTAATAATTTAACGAATCAACACAGGGAGTAAGATGCAAAACTTATAACACAACAcacttcttcttcttttccttcttttccttaGTCTTCAACGAGGCTCTGGTAGCAGCTTCGAACACTTCTCTGACACCTTCTCCAGTTCTGGCGGAACATTCCAAATAGTAACTAGTACCAATCTTTTGGGCGACCGCTTGACCTTCGGAGGTAGAGACaggttgttgttgttgttgactTAATTGATGGATAGTGTTTTGGTCGTTTCTTAAATCAGACTTACAACCAACCAAGATGATTGGAACACCTTGACAGAAATGTAACACTTCCGAGATCCACTTTTCTAATACGTTATCCAACGAGTCAGGCGAGTCGATGGAGAAACATATTAAAATAACATTGGAGTCTGGGTAGGACAAAGGTCTCAATCTATCGTAATCTTCTTGACCGGCAGTATCCCACAAGGCCAATTCAACCTTTCTGCCATCAACTTCGACGTCAGCCACGTAGTTTTCGAAAACAGTTGGGACGTAAACTTCTGGGAATGTACCTTTGGAAAACACAATCAACAAACAAGTTTTACCACAAGCACCATCACCAACGATAACTAATTTTCTACGGATTTCAGCTGGAGGAGGAACCATTATGCAACTAGAAATTTGTTAGTATATTGTTATTTTATTCACCCGgaatcaatatcaaatcGCAGGGCTGCACCCGTCAAATGTCTGTTTGCTCgatcttcttcaaaacaAGTGCGGATTGTCAGATCGAGAGGGGTCGAAAAACTCCGTGTAATGACAAACCATCATCTCCGAACCTGTTTGACACTCCCATCGACCCAACCCGTCTCATAATCCCATCTATGGCGACCAGTCGTTCCCCAGTCGTCTTTTCTGTCGAAAGGAGGTGTTTGTTGTATCGCATCCCTATCACCACCACCGACATTCTTCCAGGCCTTTAAGTCCGGTAATCACCGCAATATCACCCCAAACAATCGATCTGCCATCCACAAGGCCTCTGGATAACTCTCCGTCCTCCTCAACTGCGATTCCCGTCACTTTGTTCTTGATCGCTTCCCGCTTGATGTCCTGATCCCATGGGTGTGTCCTGCgattcaaaataatcaattaatcaatCATATTGACCGAATTGTTCAACGTACCtattattatgtatatGCTATACTTTgattataaaataaataaatctaatacaataatatgttgtattttatcaataGTATATAAAGATATTGGAAGAACAGATTGATATTTAATACAAATTAGCCGCCCTTTTcgattcaaaaatttcattctAAGGCACACGCGACATTTCTACTTCCAACTACATTGTTGTCGCGCGATGTCGCGCGACATTGGGCCAAATCATAATACAGCAAGTGAGGTCGGCGCAGTGCCAACAATCATAGAACAATCCAGGATAGATGCTACGAGTGAGGGAGTAGTCAAAGGCGCGAAGGGTGTGGTAGTATAGGTGTCGTAGAATATGTAGAGTACGAAGTGTGCGTAGagtattaaatatatagagTGTTAGTATACAAAAGTAGGGGTAGATAGAGTATCAGTAAATGAAGGATAAAGTATATGAAGTATATATGATATATGAAGTATGTAGTATGTATATGTAGTGTAAAAGTAGTATGTTATTAATAGTTGCTCTATACACAGGTTGGAGCAGATCAAAGGGCTGGGAGCAGGGACGATATGGATGTCGCGATGTCGCGATATCGCATATGGCAGTATGATGCAATGGCACACAGAGTGAATGTAGCGTACATGGGCCATCGTGGCCTCGATCGCAGTGAGGAAAAACAATACAGGTATACTTCCGAAAATGGTCGTGTATACGGTACAAAGGATGTATCCGATACTTAGATCAGGTGATATTACACGTGATGGGTTGCACTGGGAGAGACGTACTAGGTGGACTAGTGGTCGGCACCTTTGGATGGTTCGTCTGATGGTTCGTCTGATGATTCAGACAATACAGGCTGTTCAGACAATACAGGTTGTTCAGACAGCACAGGTTGTTCAGACAATACAGGTTGTTCAGACTGCTCAGACAGCACAGGCTGCTCAGAGACCTCAGATGGCTCAATGGATTTCTCTGGGTCAGACCCGTGTGTGAGCTTGCCCTTCACCTTTCTTGGTGGAAGAACCTCGTTAAAGGCCTTCCCCCAGTCCTTGTCGTTCTCAAACCACTTGCAACACAATTCAAATACATGTGACGTGGCTAGAACCTGTCTTCCGTTCATCTTAATGAATTTGTCGATGGGCAATCTGCCGATTTTAAGACCAAGCGATTGGGCCTTGTTAAGACACAAGTTCTTGTACCTGTTTTTGTCCACAATGCCGCCAATTATATACGTGTGGTGTGGCTCGAGGGTGTCGATAACCTCGTCGGTGTCGGCCGTCAAATACACATACTTGCTGAGAGCTTGTTTGTCGTCCATTGGCAATATATCCTCTAATTTATCGTTTTCGACAAATGTCACGTTGGTCCACTTGTCGTACTGCGGAATGGCCTTTTCGAATCGtttcttcaagttcttGTTGAATGACGTGATGTCCAATTGCACGTCGTACGTGCTGTGTTTCTTGGCCGAGTACGATCTGGTGATCTGGTTCGACAATGACACGATCTCCTTGTCGTTCATAAGCGAGTCAAATTCACAgtccattattattttaacGTCGGTATCTATCTGTTCTTGAGGTGCTACCTTGGCTCGCTTCATCTGATGATAGTTGTAGAGCTCTTCGTTTGTTTCCCCATTGGCTTCGGCCTCTTTTATGCGTTCCTTACGACGTTCTCTGGCTgccttcttcttttctcttttcttctgtttGTATTCATCTTTGGTTTCCTCCCAACGTTGCTGTTTCAATTGTCTCTTGTATTCTCGTTTGGTCATACCCTCTGGTACAACTACCTTCTGCCGCTTAAAATCATCTTTCTCGACTTCGGATCCGCTTCTTTTTTGCGATTGTTCGGTATCCTGATTTTCCATCTCCTTCGAAATGATGGCGTCTGCCTGTACTATATCTACGTTATTATCTGCCATTTGACTATCAATAGCATCAACATTATAATTcatcttgaaaaaaaatttatctcGCAGATTTTGACTTGAAAGATTACATACACGACTGCAAAATGATTTATGTACATATAAAACAGTGTTTACAAAGACTAGCTACAAGCTTGTAAGCTGCATACACCAATAATGAATGTCCTGATGTTACATTCATcgatattcttcttttcattcaaatattggaTTATTTAGGTCGGTTTCAAGACGATCACTAATAGTAGTCTGAAGTTGTTGATTAAAATACCCAATTGGATCAAAATCTCCGGATAAAAGCTCCATTGGATCATACTTCAGTGCCATAACCAGGAGCCACATTTGGTCAATCTCTTCGTTATTAGGGTAGATAAAATCCTGAAGCGGGGACTCATTGGACATCATCGACGGAGGGAAGTCTAAGTTGGAACCAAGATCAGTGTTAGTGTCAATATTCGTTTTCGTTTTcgttttattttcattatcattagtaGGAAAAGTATTTCCGACAACCGTGCCACGTCTAGACTTGCTCGATGAATTGTAGGTTGCAGTCTCGATATCTACATCTACAGAATCTCGATAGTTAACTATCGTCTCTAGGTCTTTGCCCAAAGAATACGTTAACGTTTCCATATCATCTAGTTGTAAGTTATTAAGTTTTAGCCGATTTATGCCTCGTGAATTTGCTGGAATATTACTGTAAAACTCAGGattgttgataattgataaaagGTATTTCTGAGCCTGTACCACCCTCCACGCATAAAAGTATCGATCTGAAATCTTGGACATTAAACCAAGCAAAAGGTTTCCAATTGTTTTGttgttcttcaataaattcgaAATTTTGTCAAACTTCTTTCGATACTCCACGTATTCCTTCATAAGACGTGGATGATCGTAATTGCTCAGCATGTCGTGATACTTGTACCCAATTCTTACAGAAAATGCAAGattaaattgattaaatttgTGAATCGCCATCTGAGTATGTGGGTTAAGGATAAGCCCATCATTGCTTAACTTTCCATGGAGTACCGCAAAAATATATGGTAACAAATCGTTTTGGAAAATCACATAacatttcttgaaataaaaaaacaTGATATCAAACCTCgatttattttcataatggagatatatatgatgatataatatcaaaaacGAACCTTTAAGagcaataaatattctCGCATTAACCACGTCAATATATCGTCTGCAAATGGAGCTATTACTTGACACTTGCTCTAGGGTGGAAAAGTCTTCTCGACAAACTCTCTCTACTTCATTTAGTTTCTGTGTCAACTCATTCATGGAATAAGATCCATGAATATCCAGAAAACTATCGACAATGTCTCTGATTGTATTTAACCTATAATTAAACCACCCAAATGTCTGAGAAATAGCTTTCTCCAATTCTGCATTATCTGAAGTCATATTATTTTCTGTGGAGTATGGAATGCTAACATCATAATGCCTAGTATCAATTGACATTGGATTACCAGCATGGAAACAATGTATAATATCAGTCCGGACTAGGAAATGCCACATCCTTCTCcctaaattatttattcgTTCGTCATTACATACATCTTTAAACTTATCAGGCTCCCTATTCAACCCTAATGCATATGCCATCTGAATAAGAACAGCCGTAGATACCTGAGAATCACCACCATCTGTTCCGTCGCCATCTTCTGGTGCTGCACTGTGATATATTCTCATAAATAATGTAGCCTGAAACACCGTTAAATTAGTCTTCCGCGATATTTCAAACCGATCCAAACAGAGCTGTGCCATTTCTATGATTATTACATTAACTGGattcataaataaatattttaaatcgTTTATGGTGTGTGATGGATCATTGGAATGGATTATCTTTTCATTCATACACTTTCTAttggaaaataatgataaataagTAAATctcaatattattaaacagGTCGCAACATGTGCTAAGTCTAATCGTTTTATAATCCTTATGTATTGAAAAGGTTCGTCTTCATAACTTTTAGTTCCTAGAATTCTCACCATATCAGCTGTAAAGTAACCCTTATCAACAAACGGCATAAATGGATAAAGTGTTTCGAAAAActtatcaatcaatttcCATACTACTCTCTTTTTTGGCATTATTGTTTTGATGTTTTCAATCAACTTTAATTCAGGATCAAATTTCCCTTCAAATAACGTACTCGTCAAAGTTGATGTACTGAGTTCTATTTTATTCGCTGATTCACTATTATCTGCTCGAATGGTTAACAACTTCTTGTATGGAACTAGTTCTTCGTAACCTTCgacttttaataatttgctAATAAATTCACCATCTGGTATTCCATGTTTTCCATTTCTAGATGATAATgcatttatattttcttgaCTTACATTGGCACTTTTAATAAAACACCAGAGAGGTGCTGGATGTTCTGTAACATATTGGCAAACCTTATATAAACAGGGatcttttttcaataaacttCCCCAATAAAGTGGAGTAAAGCATAACCTTCTTGACTCGTCCTTGACATGGATAGGCGTATAACCTTCATGGAAGTTCACCATATCATCTTCGGGTCCAATAGGATTAGAAAAATGTGGATTAAAAGCAGGCATCACGTAATCTTGGGCATAACATTCTGCCGTCGATGATTGTGGCCCACTTTGGCCCAGCTTGCTGGAAGAGGTCAGGGATTTCGTACCCTTATAACCCTCATGACTATCAGGTgtattcttcatcttctgtTTAGTTGATTTCTGTCTTTTTAATCTCGTGTTATCATCATCTGCAAATGATATTGGTTGCCATTTGTTATCGTAACTGCATTCAT comes from the Debaryomyces hansenii CBS767 chromosome B complete sequence genome and includes:
- a CDS encoding DEHA2B11572p (similar to uniprot|Q12400 Saccharomyces cerevisiae YOL093W TRM10 tRNA methyltransferase), which gives rise to MNYNVDAIDSQMADNNVDIVQADAIISKEMENQDTEQSQKRSGSEVEKDDFKRQKVVVPEGMTKREYKRQLKQQRWEETKDEYKQKKREKKKAARERRKERIKEAEANGETNEELYNYHQMKRAKVAPQEQIDTDVKIIMDCEFDSLMNDKEIVSLSNQITRSYSAKKHSTYDVQLDITSFNKNLKKRFEKAIPQYDKWTNVTFVENDKLEDILPMDDKQALSKYVYLTADTDEVIDTLEPHHTYIIGGIVDKNRYKNLCLNKAQSLGLKIGRLPIDKFIKMNGRQVLATSHVFELCCKWFENDKDWGKAFNEVLPPRKVKGKLTHGSDPEKSIEPSEVSEQPVSSEQSEQPVLSEQPVSSEQPVLSEQPVLSESSDEPSDEPSKGADH
- a CDS encoding DEHA2B11528p (similar to uniprot|Q8J0P6 Paracoccidioides brasiliensis NADH-ubiquinone oxidoreductase), which encodes MISSYRIGARRLIANKQMVRFSSTGLTKPELKQNPITEQAPNRKTTWSQSQEARSEVIARHPARFVQRDLDVQPRPYAAIDLIAKEPVRYLSHEDGNIAVCDGNKGDNLQGHPKIFINLDQPKANTCGYCGLRYAKEEFREIIESKADI
- a CDS encoding DEHA2B11550p (highly similar to uniprot|P06780 Saccharomyces cerevisiae YPR165W RHO1 GTP-binding protein of the rho subfamily of Ras-like proteins), producing MVPPPAEIRRKLVIVGDGACGKTCLLIVFSKGTFPEVYVPTVFENYVADVEVDGRKVELALWDTAGQEDYDRLRPLSYPDSNVILICFSIDSPDSLDNVLEKWISEVLHFCQGVPIILVGCKSDLRNDQNTIHQLSQQQQQPVSTSEGQAVAQKIGTSYYLECSARTGEGVREVFEAATRASLKTKEKKEKKKKCVVL
- a CDS encoding DEHA2B11594p (weakly similar to uniprot|P52960 Saccharomyces cerevisiae YOR363C PIP2 peroxisome induction pathway 2 (PIP2)) produces the protein MNVDHPKKRNKPTLVCTRCKKRKIKCNKELPCSSCVNSNVGNECSYDNKWQPISFADDDNTRLKRQKSTKQKMKNTPDSHEGYKGTKSSTSSSKSGQSGPQSSTAECYAQDYVMPAFNPHFSNPIGPEDDMVNFHEGYTPIHVKDESRRLCFTPLYWGSLLKKDPCLYKVCQYVTEHPAPLWCFIKSANVSQENINALSSRNGKHGIPDGEFISKLLKVEGYEELVPYKKLLTIRADNSESANKIELSTSTLTSTLFEGKFDPELKLIENIKTIMPKKRVVWKLIDKFFETLYPFMPFVDKGYFTADMVRILGTKSYEDEPFQYIRIIKRLDLAHVATCLIILRFTYLSLFSNRKCMNEKIIHSNDPSHTINDLKYLFMNPVNVIIIEMAQLCLDRFEISRKTNLTVFQATLFMRIYHSAAPEDGDGTDGGDSQVSTAVLIQMAYALGLNREPDKFKDVCNDERINNLGRRMWHFLVRTDIIHCFHAGNPMSIDTRHYDVSIPYSTENNMTSDNAELEKAISQTFGWFNYRLNTIRDIVDSFSDIHGSYSMNELTQKLNEVERVCREDFSTLEQVSSNSSICRRYIDVVNARIFIALKGSFLILYHHIYLHYENKSRFDIMFFYFKKCYVIFQNDLLPYIFAVLHGKLSNDGLILNPHTQMAIHKFNQFNLAFSVRIGYKYHDMSSNYDHPRLMKEYVEYRKKFDKISNLLKNNKTIGNLLLGLMSKISDRYFYAWRVVQAQKYLLSIINNPEFYSNIPANSRGINRLKLNNLQLDDMETLTYSLGKDLETIVNYRDSVDVDIETATYNSSSKSRRGTVVGNTFPTNDNENKTKTKTNIDTNTDLGSNLDFPPSMMSNESPLQDFIYPNNEEIDQMWLSVMASKYDPMELLSGDFDPIGYFNQQLQTTISDRLETDLNNPIFE
- a CDS encoding DEHA2B11506p (similar to CA1129|IPF5197 Candida albicans IPF5197) — its product is MNQTQEKSRLQSVKRFFRDATLQDLGKGIAYGVYYSKTHLVDSFVIIPSGILVLFTILYGFNQLLSNVLKIRFPSSVLGMLINLILLSVLSVLAELQSTDKTSLKYKISKWSSFIFTNYLRLIKPSMNFTLKWINVFFIPSFIILPLSDPISFIECLKIAGVFAVGFLSLFCIDVYLILGLKCVYRSFGFMKGDDNPSHDNKQNTPEVGDDDGEGIEEIELQSLSNSGDGAITTMTDNMRDDITTIDLSSLRTTKNEPVVNNSINENPFTQEVSMNSVDIPNIPEPGPIHLRDSQPPPSVKSTPVSTVARSNFLSVASSSQSEQLFANDNLTKSCQSIIIFITNYIDWILYFMLFIVSLPFYYIKSIHVFLPYHLGLTIISYYIALLIPLRWPKLKKIAHPILISTAEILFVCFIGSLIFHKGELKGFLDDLKFYKTGKTYLNLFNDKVLLNSGKIDHELDSDYTATPKWPGCGDVLSSLMDISIVSLSLPMFTHRKDFLKNFWVLVPPILISIALTFFCYPIICYNIGIASQRSIGFIGRSVTLALGTPLIDALDGSISLMAVCTILSGICGVLVGDTLFRMLRVSKDDYVTRGVSLGINCGAIATAHLLNVDPRAASMSSLGFSIFGTIMVIMASIGAVKDLIKSWVGL